A genomic window from Daphnia magna isolate NIES linkage group LG9, ASM2063170v1.1, whole genome shotgun sequence includes:
- the LOC123475914 gene encoding uncharacterized protein LOC123475914 — protein MAPLLDPSMARKWLRNLGESSDRAKLKDFWEKQLLSLQREVKDAFQPLAYMLGVMPENSDAEMPVQTAIRLLGHVFSRITKMRRSNAMRHCAPKFSTMLIDNRLFSSRDYRNLFGNKFIDALEKEAIADAKMDQIGRYGGPSNSRGGNTHFRKGGSNSGSGANFKSNGNWNFNKPHSSNRNKSGGQQFTGASNNNKGKRFVNSKNGYGN, from the exons ATGGCTCCTTTATTGGACCCATCAATGGCTCGCAAATGGCTGCGCAATCTTGGCGAATCGTCTGATCGAGCTAAGCTGAAAgacttttgggaaaaacagCTCTTATCATTGCAGAGAGAAGTGAAAGATGCCTTTCAGCCTCTTGCCTACATGTTAGGCGTCATGCCCGAAAATTCCGATGCTGAGATGCCCGTTCAAACTGCTATACGTCTGCTGGGCCACGTGTTTTCTCGCATCACCAAGATGAGACGCTCCAACGCCATGCGCCACTGTGCGCCCAAATTCTCTACGATGTTGATCGATAATCGTCTGTTCTCATCTCGTGATTACCGTAATTTGTTTGGCAACAAATTTATTGACGCTTTGGAGAAAGAAGCAATTGCTGATGCCAAAATGGATCAGATCGGACGCTACGGTGGTCCTTCCAACAGCCGTGGAGGCAATACTCATTTCCGCAAAGGCGGATCCAATTCTGGTTCTGGCGCCAATTTCAAATCCAACGGTAACTGGAACTTCAACAAACCACACTCGTCTAACCGCAACAAGTCTGGCGGACAACAATTTACCGGCGCTTCTAATAATAACAA agGTAAACGCTTCGTTAACTCCAAGAACGGCTACGGCAATTAA